The genomic DNA TATGGTCGATTCCTTCATCGCTAAAGTGTTGGGTGACGTTGTGAAGATGTCAAATCTAATGGGTGCTAAAGTTGTGCTGACAGGTATTCAGCCACCGGTTGCGATTACACTAATTGATTTAGGCATCAACATGCGGGATGTACCTACAGCTTTAGATTTAGAACAGGGGTTAGATAAATTACGACTGGATTTGGAGGGATGAACATGGCCGTCCAATCCTGTGTAGACGTTCGAAATGAATGGGATATTGTCAGCGCAAGACAACTTGGAAGAGATTTAGCGAAGGAGCTAGGCTTTTCAAGTGTTGATCAGGCAAGAATTACAACAGCGATATCCGAACTAGCGCGTAACATATATTTATATGCAGGGAACGGAAGAATTTGCATCGAACCGATTGAAGAGGGAAACCGTAAAGGACTCCGAATCAGTGCTAACGATACAGGACCAGGCATACAGGATATTCGTAAAGTAATGGAAGATGGATACACGACATCTGGTGGACTAGGAGCTGGTCTACCGGGAGTGAAACGACTTATGGATGAATTTAATATTCAATCTACAGTTAATGTGGGAACTGAGATCATGATTACGAAATGGCTCCGTTAGGAGGATAGATGATGTTGGGGGATAGAGGAATACTGGTAGAACGATACGAACAATTCCTCTCCGCCTATTTAAGCGGAAGGACAGAACAAGCATTATATAAAGCACAACAGTTCAGTAGAAAAATGATTGAGCAAAATATCTCCCCTGAAGAGGTAATCAATATCCACTCTACAGTTTTAGAATCCCTTAATGGTGATATACCTGAGCAAGTCAGGGATTCTTTTGACTTTTTAATTGAAGTCATGATGGGTTACGGAATGGCATATCGTGAACATCAGATCTTGAGGGATAAACAGATGGCCCTTGAATCTGAGATTGAAGTGGCAGCAAGCATGCAGCAAACACTCCTTCAAGGGGAGATTCCGAACATTGAAGGATTAGAGATCGGGGTCATAAGTAAAGCAGCAAAGAAAATGAGCGGGGACTATTATCACTTTGTTCAGAACGGTCCTGATTCAATCAGCGTAGCCGTAGCGGATGTCATTGGTAAAGGAGTGCCGGCAGCTCTTTGTATGTCCATGATCAAATATGCAATGGACAGTTTGCCCGAACAACAGAATAACCCGAGTGTCGTGCTGGAGAATCTCAACCGCGTTGTAGAGCAGAACGTCGATCCTACAATGTTTATAACGATGTTCTATGGTCATTATAACAGGACCCATAATCGGTTCTTCTATGCTGGGGCAGGCCATGAGCCTGGCTTTTATTATAATGCGAAATCAGATAGCTTTGATGAATTCATGGCTAAAGGTCTTGTGTTAGGGGTATCGAGAAGTACGAAGTATATCCAATATGAAAAAACCGTAGAGCCGGATGACATGATCATCCTGCTTTCAGATGGTGTAACAGAGTGCAGGACGAGCAGCGGCTTTGTCTCAAGAGATGAAGTAATTTCATTAATACGATCCTATATGCATTTGCCACCTCAGGAAATCGTCAATCATGTATACGCTGACCTTGAGCAATTACAAGAATTTGAACTTAGGGATGATTTTACCTTAATTATATTGAAAAGGTCGGTTTAACATTTAAGCGTCTGTGGTATGGATATAATATAATGCACGCCTATTTATCCAAGGGGGAAAGAGCGATGAACTTACAGATTCATAAAGAAGATGTCGAAAACAATACAGAACGATTGGTGCTGAACGGTGAAGTTGATGCCTATACAGCTCCTAAATTGAAAGAAACTTTGATTCAAATGACCCAAAAAGAAGGCCATGAAGTCTTAGTGGACTTAAGTGGTGTTGATTATATGG from Pseudalkalibacillus sp. SCS-8 includes the following:
- a CDS encoding STAS domain-containing protein encodes the protein MNLQIHKEDVENNTERLVLNGEVDAYTAPKLKETLIQMTQKEGHEVLVDLSGVDYMDSTGLGVFVGALKSSQQHGSKLTLTGMTDRVQRLFEITGLTDVMNIEHTTEEGAR
- a CDS encoding PP2C family protein-serine/threonine phosphatase yields the protein MMLGDRGILVERYEQFLSAYLSGRTEQALYKAQQFSRKMIEQNISPEEVINIHSTVLESLNGDIPEQVRDSFDFLIEVMMGYGMAYREHQILRDKQMALESEIEVAASMQQTLLQGEIPNIEGLEIGVISKAAKKMSGDYYHFVQNGPDSISVAVADVIGKGVPAALCMSMIKYAMDSLPEQQNNPSVVLENLNRVVEQNVDPTMFITMFYGHYNRTHNRFFYAGAGHEPGFYYNAKSDSFDEFMAKGLVLGVSRSTKYIQYEKTVEPDDMIILLSDGVTECRTSSGFVSRDEVISLIRSYMHLPPQEIVNHVYADLEQLQEFELRDDFTLIILKRSV
- a CDS encoding STAS domain-containing protein; the encoded protein is MRIPILKLHEYLLISIQVELDDKTALEFQEDLLSKIHDTGAKGIVIDLTSVDMVDSFIAKVLGDVVKMSNLMGAKVVLTGIQPPVAITLIDLGINMRDVPTALDLEQGLDKLRLDLEG
- a CDS encoding anti-sigma regulatory factor, giving the protein MAVQSCVDVRNEWDIVSARQLGRDLAKELGFSSVDQARITTAISELARNIYLYAGNGRICIEPIEEGNRKGLRISANDTGPGIQDIRKVMEDGYTTSGGLGAGLPGVKRLMDEFNIQSTVNVGTEIMITKWLR